In Candidatus Polarisedimenticolaceae bacterium, a genomic segment contains:
- a CDS encoding DUF11 domain-containing protein has protein sequence MGTRARASRLLVATLFVFTLASAATDRSFDLALSGADTWTAANASQGYRLTLSAGGASVVTRKGAFTMSLRRDDGAPMASGPRLDVLHNDLDESFVNDRSGLLYGIRLIDGDAHGTTVLAYAFGGDLRPKLRDDGREIALSRVLVLGDLRAADAEGRDVDLAWRDGTKLVVQTQDHVFPVTISMRLTTAKSAEPAASPAGPLVVPPNDQCTGAEVIPAAGPFPYTSGAYDITDATSTGDPALPSCQSDVSRSIWFKFTPSASGNFTFATCSDAPSATTVPDTVLAVYAATGSCTGLSEVTGGCDDDSCVSGSQQSVISAIRLTAGQTYYVVAWQFSSTPPSPGASTIQLVVSQNSSGSAPPNDQCGGAEVIPAAGPFPYTTALTADITNATETGDPAAPSCQPLVSRSIWYVFTPSASGNYTFSSCADAPTGTTVDDTVIAVYSSAGVCSALNEVAGGCDDDSCGVEDAQAVVSGLPLVAGQTYYVVVWKYDTIAPTVGNTAVQLRVDKGTGPSNDFCSGAIPLALDTPLAGTTLNTTDDYELSGTACFTGIGQTPMSAVGGDAVYRYAAAVAGSYSFRVNAYDPTKNVILYVASDCPGGTSPATIGSCLAAANRNSGNPAEEVNCLPLTAGQNVYVYVDEAVAGGGSTFNLEVNRCTPEAEPDDSVATASTLACGVEGGIGVNGDADFFSLGAPDSGSRVFAIADGVAASSTDFDMRVTTATDTLEFDDANDDTPFGALSPNVAGTPLTGVPGYLRLSLHSAIMTSEPYRLYAAIQPPSSSATPEVEPNGTTAAATAGTNLYWSGSLSSTSDVDIFKFTATAGDLVSIGLDADPARDNTPFNAILALLDSGGAALVTVNDSGATSSTTSGAGTLTATTPNSPGEALTYRIRTSGTYYARVTYSSGTTPADYLLSVARNCKISPATDVSVTQSDSPDPAALGASVTYTITVHDLGAAPASVIELRDDLPAGSSFVSATPSHGTCNGTGPVFCHLGTLAASGTATVALVVTAPNANATMVNTARVQTAVIDTNAANDTSTESTTVGAADSDGDGVPDTSDCAPNNAAAWAIPGEATALIFPTAGNKASMQWTAPAIPGGTTVLYDLVRATAPGGFATPSCLATGISATSASDPASPAAGFYYLVRSENVCGGNVGTGVNGAPRTVGSCP, from the coding sequence ATGGGCACGAGGGCGCGCGCGTCACGACTGCTGGTTGCGACGCTCTTCGTGTTCACCCTCGCCTCCGCCGCCACGGACCGTTCCTTCGATCTCGCGCTCTCGGGGGCGGACACCTGGACGGCAGCGAACGCGAGTCAGGGGTACCGCCTGACGCTGTCAGCCGGCGGTGCTTCGGTCGTGACGCGCAAGGGCGCGTTCACGATGTCGCTCCGGCGCGACGATGGCGCGCCGATGGCCTCCGGGCCGCGGCTCGACGTCCTTCACAATGATCTCGACGAGTCGTTCGTCAACGACCGATCCGGCTTGCTGTACGGAATCCGTCTCATCGACGGCGACGCACACGGGACGACCGTGCTCGCCTACGCCTTCGGCGGCGACCTGAGGCCGAAGCTTCGCGACGATGGCAGGGAGATCGCGCTTTCGCGCGTGCTCGTCCTCGGCGATCTTCGCGCGGCCGATGCGGAGGGCCGCGACGTCGATCTCGCGTGGCGCGACGGGACGAAGCTCGTCGTTCAGACCCAGGATCACGTCTTTCCCGTCACGATCTCGATGCGCCTCACGACGGCGAAGTCGGCGGAGCCCGCGGCGTCGCCGGCGGGACCGCTCGTCGTCCCGCCGAACGATCAGTGCACGGGGGCCGAGGTCATTCCCGCGGCGGGTCCTTTCCCGTACACGTCGGGCGCCTACGACATCACCGACGCGACGTCGACCGGCGACCCGGCTTTGCCGAGCTGCCAGAGCGACGTCTCGCGCAGCATCTGGTTCAAGTTCACACCCTCTGCGAGCGGCAACTTCACCTTCGCGACGTGCAGCGACGCGCCGAGCGCGACCACCGTGCCGGATACCGTCCTCGCGGTGTACGCGGCGACCGGCTCCTGCACCGGCCTCAGCGAGGTGACGGGCGGCTGCGACGACGATTCCTGCGTCTCCGGATCGCAGCAGTCGGTGATCAGCGCCATCCGGTTGACGGCCGGACAGACCTACTACGTCGTCGCGTGGCAATTCAGCTCGACCCCGCCGTCTCCGGGCGCCTCGACGATCCAGCTCGTCGTCAGCCAGAACTCGTCCGGAAGCGCGCCACCGAACGATCAGTGCGGCGGCGCCGAGGTCATTCCCGCGGCGGGTCCGTTCCCGTACACGACGGCGCTGACGGCCGACATCACGAACGCGACGGAGACCGGCGACCCGGCGGCACCGTCCTGTCAGCCGCTCGTCTCGCGCAGCATCTGGTACGTCTTCACGCCGTCGGCGTCCGGGAATTACACCTTCTCGAGCTGCGCCGATGCGCCGACGGGAACGACGGTCGACGACACGGTGATCGCCGTCTACTCGAGCGCCGGAGTCTGCTCGGCCCTCAATGAAGTGGCCGGCGGCTGCGACGACGACTCCTGCGGTGTCGAGGATGCGCAGGCGGTGGTGAGCGGGCTCCCGCTCGTCGCCGGGCAGACCTATTACGTCGTCGTCTGGAAGTACGACACGATCGCACCGACGGTCGGCAACACCGCCGTTCAGCTCCGCGTCGACAAGGGAACCGGCCCATCGAACGATTTCTGCAGCGGGGCGATTCCGCTGGCCCTGGATACCCCGCTCGCCGGCACCACGCTGAACACGACCGACGACTACGAGCTCTCCGGAACGGCGTGCTTCACCGGGATCGGTCAGACGCCGATGTCCGCCGTCGGGGGCGATGCGGTCTACCGTTACGCGGCCGCCGTCGCCGGAAGCTACTCGTTCCGCGTCAACGCCTACGATCCGACGAAGAACGTCATCCTCTACGTCGCCTCCGACTGTCCGGGCGGCACATCTCCCGCGACGATCGGAAGCTGTCTCGCCGCGGCGAACCGGAACAGCGGCAATCCGGCGGAAGAGGTGAATTGCCTGCCCCTCACCGCCGGCCAAAACGTCTACGTCTACGTCGACGAGGCGGTGGCGGGCGGGGGAAGCACCTTCAACCTGGAGGTCAACCGGTGTACCCCGGAGGCCGAGCCGGACGACTCGGTCGCGACCGCGTCGACGTTGGCCTGCGGTGTCGAGGGCGGTATCGGGGTGAACGGCGACGCGGACTTCTTCTCGCTCGGGGCTCCGGACTCGGGCTCGCGGGTCTTCGCCATCGCCGACGGCGTCGCGGCGAGCAGCACCGATTTCGACATGCGGGTGACGACGGCGACCGATACCCTCGAGTTCGACGACGCGAACGACGACACGCCGTTCGGCGCGCTCTCACCCAACGTGGCGGGGACACCGCTCACCGGCGTGCCCGGCTACCTCCGGCTCAGTCTCCACAGCGCGATCATGACCTCGGAGCCTTACCGTCTCTACGCCGCGATCCAGCCGCCGTCCTCGAGCGCGACGCCGGAGGTCGAGCCGAACGGCACGACCGCGGCGGCGACCGCGGGAACGAACCTCTACTGGAGCGGCTCGCTCAGCAGCACGAGCGACGTCGACATCTTCAAGTTCACGGCGACCGCCGGCGATCTCGTGTCGATCGGCCTCGACGCGGATCCGGCACGCGACAATACCCCGTTCAACGCGATCCTGGCGCTCCTCGACTCGGGCGGCGCCGCGCTCGTCACGGTGAACGACAGCGGAGCGACGTCGTCCACGACGTCCGGGGCCGGGACGCTCACCGCGACGACGCCGAACTCGCCGGGAGAGGCGCTCACGTATCGCATCCGGACGAGCGGCACGTACTACGCCCGCGTGACGTACTCGAGCGGGACGACCCCCGCGGACTACCTCCTGTCGGTCGCCCGCAACTGCAAGATCAGCCCCGCGACCGACGTGTCGGTGACGCAGTCCGATTCGCCGGATCCCGCCGCGCTCGGAGCGAGCGTCACGTACACGATCACGGTGCACGACCTCGGCGCGGCGCCGGCTTCCGTCATCGAGCTGCGCGACGATCTTCCTGCCGGCAGCAGCTTCGTCTCGGCGACCCCGTCGCACGGCACCTGCAACGGTACCGGCCCCGTGTTCTGTCACCTCGGGACGCTCGCGGCGAGCGGCACCGCGACCGTCGCGCTCGTCGTCACGGCGCCCAACGCGAACGCGACGATGGTCAATACGGCGCGGGTCCAGACCGCGGTCATCGACACGAACGCGGCGAACGACACCTCGACCGAGTCGACGACCGTCGGTGCCGCCGACAGCGACGGGGACGGCGTCCCAGACACGTCCGACTGCGCGCCGAACAACGCGGCGGCCTGGGCGATCCCGGGCGAGGCGACCGCGCTCATTTTTCCCACCGCGGGAAATAAGGCGTCGATGCAGTGGACGGCCCCCGCGATACCCGGCGGGACAACCGTCCTCTACGATCTCGTGCGCGCCACCGCCCCAGGCGGCTTCGCGACGCCTTCATGCCTCGCGACCGGGATCTCCGCGACGAGCGCTTCGGATCCGGCGAGCCCTGCCGCCGGCTTCTATTACCTCGTTCGATCGGAAAATGTCTGCGGCGGCAACGTGGGCACCGGCGTGAACGGAGCGCCGCGCACCGTCGGATCCTGCCCCTAG
- a CDS encoding metallophosphoesterase, whose protein sequence is MTRLRRRLLATELAAVLAASGCRAGTTVTAGPAQVETAPVALPDQKGSLKFIVLGDFGTAGKGEYALAAEMVKFHESFPADMVITVGDNLYGSERPQDFKSKFETPYKPLLDADVKFYGALGNHDAREQRFYKLFNMDGKLYYSFKAPHENVRFFVLDSTYPVPEQIAWLEKELQGSKEDWKIAVFHHPLYSSGGRHGSDVKLRETLEPLFIKYNVSVVFTGHDHFYERIKPQHGIVHFVVGSGGQLAAGDIQKGTGLTAKGFDTDNAFLAVEISGDKMYFNAVSATGEVVDSGIALRRMPES, encoded by the coding sequence GTGACCCGCTTGCGGCGCCGACTGCTCGCGACGGAACTCGCCGCGGTGCTCGCCGCCTCGGGTTGCCGCGCTGGAACCACCGTCACCGCGGGACCGGCCCAGGTCGAGACGGCGCCGGTCGCCCTTCCCGACCAGAAGGGCTCGCTCAAGTTCATCGTCCTCGGCGACTTCGGCACCGCCGGAAAGGGCGAGTACGCCCTCGCCGCCGAGATGGTGAAGTTCCACGAGTCGTTCCCCGCCGACATGGTGATCACGGTGGGCGACAACCTCTACGGCTCCGAGCGGCCGCAGGACTTCAAGTCGAAGTTCGAGACCCCCTACAAGCCGCTCCTCGACGCCGACGTCAAGTTCTACGGCGCCCTCGGCAATCACGACGCCCGGGAGCAGCGGTTCTACAAGCTGTTCAACATGGACGGGAAGCTCTACTACTCGTTCAAGGCCCCTCACGAGAACGTCCGCTTCTTCGTGCTCGACAGCACGTATCCCGTGCCCGAGCAGATCGCGTGGCTCGAGAAGGAGCTGCAAGGCTCGAAGGAGGACTGGAAGATCGCGGTCTTCCATCACCCGCTCTACTCCTCGGGCGGACGGCACGGATCCGACGTCAAGCTCCGTGAGACCTTGGAGCCGCTCTTCATCAAGTACAACGTCAGCGTGGTCTTCACGGGCCACGACCATTTCTACGAGCGGATCAAGCCGCAGCACGGGATCGTGCACTTCGTCGTGGGCTCGGGCGGCCAGCTCGCCGCGGGCGACATCCAGAAGGGGACCGGTCTGACGGCCAAGGGGTTCGACACCGACAACGCGTTCCTCGCGGTCGAGATCTCGGGAGACAAGATGTACTTCAACGCCGTCTCGGCGACGGGGGAGGTCGTCGACTCCGGGATCGCCCTGCGCCGCATGCCGGAATCGTGA
- a CDS encoding phospholipase D-like domain-containing protein produces MKAIVQPDAGLNPVVAAIRRARTSIDICIFRLDRKEIEVALTASVTRGVKVRALIANTNTGGDANLRKLEQRLLAGGVMVTRTSDELVRYHGKYMIADGTLYVFGFNFTKLDIAKSRSFAIATRDTRAVNEASKLFEADTTRQLYNPGRSNLVVSPETARDSLAKFISGARKDLAIYDVKVQDPLMIKVLKERARRGVRIRIIGSLKGSIEGVRVGKPPMRLHVRAVIRDGTRAFVGSQSLRKIELDDRREVGLLISNPTVTRQLLAIFESDWPGPRAIGSEEVKAAGSPGAR; encoded by the coding sequence GTGAAGGCGATCGTCCAGCCCGACGCGGGCCTCAACCCGGTGGTCGCCGCGATCCGGCGCGCCCGCACCTCGATCGACATCTGCATCTTCCGTCTCGACCGGAAGGAGATCGAGGTCGCCCTCACCGCCTCGGTGACCCGCGGGGTCAAAGTGCGGGCGCTCATCGCGAACACGAATACCGGCGGCGACGCGAATCTCAGGAAGCTGGAGCAGCGCCTGCTCGCGGGCGGCGTCATGGTCACGCGCACCTCGGACGAGCTCGTCCGCTACCACGGCAAGTACATGATCGCCGACGGCACGCTCTACGTCTTCGGTTTCAACTTCACCAAGCTCGACATCGCGAAGAGCCGCAGCTTCGCGATCGCGACCAGGGACACGCGCGCCGTGAACGAGGCCTCGAAGCTCTTCGAAGCCGACACGACGCGGCAGCTCTACAACCCGGGCCGGTCGAACCTCGTCGTCAGCCCCGAGACCGCGCGCGATTCGCTCGCCAAGTTCATCTCCGGCGCCAGGAAGGACCTCGCGATCTACGACGTCAAGGTCCAGGACCCCCTCATGATCAAGGTCCTGAAGGAGCGCGCGCGCCGCGGCGTCCGGATCCGGATCATCGGATCGCTCAAGGGCTCGATCGAGGGCGTCCGCGTCGGGAAGCCGCCGATGCGCCTCCACGTGCGCGCCGTCATTCGCGACGGAACGCGCGCGTTCGTGGGGAGCCAGAGCCTCCGGAAGATCGAGCTCGACGACCGGCGCGAGGTCGGCCTCCTCATCAGCAATCCGACGGTGACCCGGCAGCTCCTGGCGATCTTCGAGTCCGACTGGCCCGGGCCGCGCGCGATCGGCAGCGAGGAGGTCAAGGCAGCGGGCAGCCCGGGTGCTCGGTGA
- a CDS encoding ECF-type sigma factor — translation MGEITELLRAAHAGDRDAAARIYDELYGTLRRLARARLRDGGRDAVLDTTAVVHESFLRMHEAGRVAASDRSQFLAYASRAMRSVVVDFVRRRIAARRGGGVSLVSLPAEVEAAPARSDEILRVHEALDGLERLDPDAAAVVEMRYFSGLAVPEIAAALGTSVSTVERRWRAARAFLFASLR, via the coding sequence TTGGGCGAAATCACCGAGCTCCTGCGGGCGGCGCACGCTGGCGACCGCGACGCCGCGGCGCGCATCTACGACGAGCTGTACGGGACCCTCCGGCGGCTCGCGCGGGCGCGTCTCCGCGACGGGGGCCGCGACGCGGTCCTCGACACGACCGCGGTCGTTCACGAGAGCTTCCTGCGGATGCACGAGGCCGGCCGCGTCGCCGCGTCCGACCGCAGCCAGTTCCTCGCCTACGCCTCTCGGGCGATGCGCTCCGTCGTCGTCGATTTCGTGCGCCGTCGCATCGCCGCGCGGCGGGGGGGCGGCGTGTCGCTCGTCTCGCTCCCCGCCGAGGTCGAGGCCGCTCCCGCGCGGAGCGACGAGATCCTCCGCGTCCACGAAGCGCTCGACGGCCTCGAGCGTCTCGATCCCGACGCTGCCGCGGTCGTCGAGATGCGGTACTTCTCCGGCCTCGCCGTGCCCGAGATCGCCGCCGCGCTCGGCACCAGCGTGTCCACGGTCGAGCGCCGCTGGCGCGCCGCGCGCGCCTTCCTCTTCGCGTCGCTGAGATGA
- a CDS encoding serine/threonine-protein kinase: MTTGLDPEAWKRVEALLDEALRVPREERASWLARLAAEDAAIHGHVAGLLAADASAESEGFLRDAAGLTLHDTETGGGGPVEPSLRGGERIGPYTLARELGRGGMGTVWLAERSDGAFKRAVALKLPYAGLDDRGGRERFDRERDILAELAHPNIARLYDAGVTAEGRPYLALEAVDGVPITAFAEANGIGVPERIRLFLPVLDAVQYAHRNLVVHRDLKPSNVLVTAGGTPMLLDFGIAKLLGAGGDATAASDATELGGSPMTPRYASPEQIEGGTITTSSDVYALGVMLYELLSGALPYRLKTGTRAEIQAAIAGGDTMPPSRAVPAGFPDRRRRVRELAGDLDGILLKAIDRAPGRRYASAEAFARDLEHFLAGEAVEARPNTRLYRLSKFTVRHRVGVGVAAAVTAAVLGSLAFALFEMRAAERQRDRAEHVSSFLTSLFKVVDPNETNGKTVTAREILDKGTAKIGELEGEPLVQADLLITMGTVYQHLGLYDSALPLLEKSLDLRRRLVGSDDSETMESINDLATLLQNQGKLDQAEALFREALERRRRVLGPLAGDTLNAENNLALVLQARGKLAEAEPLFRTSLGGKRQTERADDPDLLPPINNLAMLLKAEGKLAEAKPLLAELVEKARRVLGDDDPHTLVAVSNLGLLLLAEGRPAEAETYLRDALDRRRRILGADHPQTLYSTGFVGDCLRSEGRLAESRGYTTQALDGLRRVLGPDHPRTLTVLNSLGLLELREGRLTEAERDVRDALAKRRAKLGDDHLETIFSLINLAWVLDEQKRFPEAEPLARDAVARSRKLFTDDGITTIMATTELGAILTDAERPAEAEPLLASAVAGARRTLLPTQAELGGALLRHGRCLTSLARYEEAEAALHEARSILTVAAPIDAPLIAASLTTLYGRWGIPPR; encoded by the coding sequence ATGACGACCGGTCTCGATCCGGAAGCCTGGAAGCGCGTCGAGGCGCTGCTCGACGAGGCGCTCCGCGTCCCGCGCGAGGAGCGCGCCTCGTGGCTGGCGCGCCTCGCCGCCGAGGATGCCGCGATCCACGGCCACGTCGCGGGCCTGCTCGCCGCCGATGCGAGCGCGGAATCGGAGGGGTTCCTTCGCGACGCGGCGGGCCTGACTCTCCACGACACGGAGACCGGGGGCGGCGGGCCCGTCGAGCCGTCGCTCCGCGGCGGTGAGAGGATCGGGCCCTATACGCTCGCGCGGGAGCTGGGGCGCGGCGGCATGGGCACCGTTTGGCTCGCCGAACGGTCCGACGGAGCGTTCAAGCGCGCGGTGGCGTTGAAGCTGCCGTACGCCGGCCTCGACGACCGCGGCGGGCGGGAGCGGTTCGACCGGGAGCGCGACATCCTCGCCGAGCTCGCTCACCCCAATATCGCTCGCCTCTACGACGCCGGCGTGACGGCCGAAGGGCGCCCCTACCTCGCGCTCGAGGCGGTGGACGGGGTCCCGATCACCGCCTTCGCCGAAGCGAACGGAATCGGCGTTCCCGAGCGTATCCGGCTCTTCCTTCCGGTCCTGGACGCGGTCCAGTACGCCCACCGGAACCTCGTCGTCCATCGCGACCTCAAGCCGTCGAACGTCCTCGTCACCGCCGGCGGTACGCCGATGCTCCTCGACTTCGGGATCGCGAAGCTCCTGGGCGCGGGCGGCGACGCGACGGCGGCGAGCGACGCGACCGAGCTCGGCGGCTCGCCGATGACGCCACGCTATGCGAGCCCCGAGCAGATCGAGGGCGGCACGATCACGACATCGAGCGACGTCTACGCGCTCGGCGTCATGCTCTACGAGCTCCTGAGCGGCGCCCTCCCCTACCGGCTCAAGACCGGGACGCGCGCGGAGATTCAGGCGGCGATCGCCGGCGGCGACACGATGCCGCCGAGCCGCGCCGTGCCCGCCGGGTTCCCGGACCGAAGGCGGCGCGTCCGTGAGCTCGCGGGCGATCTCGACGGCATCCTCCTGAAGGCGATCGACCGCGCGCCGGGCCGTCGCTATGCCTCGGCCGAGGCCTTCGCCCGCGACCTCGAGCACTTCCTCGCCGGCGAGGCGGTCGAGGCGCGGCCGAACACGCGCCTCTACCGGCTGTCGAAGTTCACCGTGCGCCATCGCGTCGGCGTCGGCGTCGCCGCCGCCGTGACGGCCGCCGTCCTGGGAAGCCTGGCGTTCGCTCTTTTCGAGATGCGGGCGGCGGAGCGCCAGCGCGATCGCGCCGAGCACGTCTCGAGCTTTCTGACCTCGCTCTTCAAGGTCGTCGATCCGAACGAGACGAACGGAAAAACGGTCACCGCGCGCGAGATCCTGGACAAGGGCACCGCGAAGATCGGCGAGCTCGAAGGCGAGCCGCTCGTTCAGGCGGATCTCCTCATCACGATGGGAACGGTCTATCAGCACCTCGGACTGTACGACTCGGCGCTCCCGCTGCTCGAGAAGTCGCTCGACCTCAGACGCCGGCTCGTCGGCTCGGACGATTCCGAGACGATGGAGTCGATCAACGATCTCGCGACCCTCCTCCAGAATCAGGGCAAGCTCGACCAAGCGGAGGCGCTCTTCCGGGAAGCGCTCGAGCGGCGACGACGCGTGCTCGGGCCGCTCGCCGGCGACACGCTGAACGCGGAGAACAACCTCGCGCTCGTCCTTCAGGCCCGCGGCAAGCTGGCGGAAGCCGAGCCTCTCTTCCGCACCTCGCTCGGGGGAAAGCGGCAGACGGAGCGCGCCGACGACCCTGACCTCCTTCCGCCGATCAACAATCTCGCGATGCTCCTCAAGGCCGAGGGGAAGCTCGCCGAGGCGAAGCCCCTCTTGGCCGAGCTGGTCGAGAAGGCGCGTCGCGTGCTCGGCGACGATGACCCGCACACGCTGGTCGCGGTGAGCAATCTCGGTCTCCTTCTCCTGGCGGAAGGACGGCCGGCCGAGGCCGAGACGTACCTGCGGGATGCGCTCGACAGGAGGCGCCGCATCCTCGGCGCCGACCATCCGCAGACCCTCTACTCAACCGGGTTCGTCGGGGACTGCCTTCGCAGCGAAGGGCGCCTCGCGGAGTCCCGCGGCTACACGACGCAGGCGCTCGACGGTCTCCGCCGGGTGCTCGGCCCCGATCATCCCCGCACGCTCACGGTCCTGAACTCGCTCGGGCTGCTGGAGCTGCGGGAAGGGCGGCTGACCGAAGCCGAGCGCGACGTCCGGGACGCGCTCGCGAAGCGCCGCGCCAAGCTCGGCGACGATCACCTCGAGACGATCTTCTCGCTCATCAACCTCGCATGGGTCCTCGACGAGCAGAAGCGATTCCCCGAAGCGGAGCCGCTGGCACGGGACGCCGTCGCACGGAGCCGCAAGCTGTTCACCGACGACGGCATCACCACGATCATGGCGACGACGGAGCTCGGAGCGATCCTGACCGATGCGGAGAGGCCGGCCGAGGCCGAGCCGCTCCTCGCCTCCGCCGTGGCCGGTGCGCGGCGGACGCTCCTCCCCACGCAGGCCGAGCTGGGCGGCGCCCTCCTCCGGCACGGACGGTGCCTCACGTCGCTCGCCCGCTACGAAGAAGCCGAAGCGGCGCTCCACGAGGCGCGCTCGATCTTGACCGTGGCCGCCCCGATCGACGCTCCGCTGATCGCGGCGAGCCTGACGACGCTCTACGGGCGCTGGGGGATCCCTCCCCGCTAG
- a CDS encoding NAD-dependent succinate-semialdehyde dehydrogenase: MAIATIDPVTGTTIETFCEMDPARIDGIVREAHDRSRTWRTTPIDRRAVFVRNAGRALLESRDELALLMAEEMGKPVTEGRAEIEKCTRACDHYAEHAERYLTREDVATQHTRAYVVFEPLGVVLGVMPWNFPFWQVFRFAVPAIMAGNVALLKHASNVPRVALAIERVFAAASFPPGVFQTLIVGNARVRDLVEHPLVAAVTLTGSSAAGAAVAADAGRMIKKTVLELGGSDPYLVLDDADLDRAAAVCAAARLVNAGQSCIAGKRFIVVEQVAEAFLSRFVDAMRSKRVGDPKDEATEIGPLARHDLRDALHRQVEESVARGATLVLGGKVPAGPGAFYPPTVLTHVRPGMPVYDDEVFGPVAAVLVARDEDDAVRIANDSRFGLGAAVFTEKRARGEAVARQLDAGAVFVNAQVVSDPRLPFGGIKASGYGRELGALGIKEFVNAKTIVVA; encoded by the coding sequence ATGGCGATCGCGACGATCGACCCGGTCACCGGCACAACCATTGAGACGTTCTGCGAGATGGACCCCGCGCGGATCGACGGGATCGTGCGCGAGGCTCACGACCGCTCGCGGACATGGCGCACGACTCCGATCGACCGGCGAGCGGTCTTCGTCCGGAATGCGGGTCGAGCGCTTCTCGAGAGCCGGGACGAGCTCGCGCTCCTCATGGCCGAGGAGATGGGAAAGCCGGTCACGGAAGGCCGCGCCGAGATCGAGAAGTGCACGCGGGCGTGCGACCACTACGCCGAGCACGCCGAGCGTTACTTGACGCGCGAGGACGTGGCGACGCAGCACACGCGGGCGTACGTCGTCTTCGAGCCGCTCGGCGTCGTCCTGGGCGTCATGCCATGGAACTTCCCGTTCTGGCAGGTCTTCCGCTTCGCGGTCCCGGCGATCATGGCGGGGAACGTCGCCCTCCTGAAGCACGCGTCGAACGTGCCGCGCGTCGCGCTCGCGATCGAGCGCGTGTTCGCGGCGGCATCGTTTCCTCCGGGCGTCTTCCAGACTCTCATCGTGGGAAACGCGCGCGTGCGCGATCTCGTCGAGCACCCTCTCGTCGCCGCGGTCACGCTCACCGGGAGCAGCGCCGCCGGGGCCGCGGTCGCGGCCGACGCCGGCCGCATGATCAAGAAGACGGTGCTCGAGCTGGGCGGCTCCGATCCGTACCTGGTCCTCGACGACGCCGACCTCGATCGCGCGGCCGCGGTGTGCGCCGCCGCGCGTCTCGTCAATGCCGGCCAGAGCTGCATCGCCGGGAAGCGTTTCATCGTCGTCGAGCAAGTCGCCGAGGCGTTCCTTTCGCGATTCGTCGATGCGATGCGATCGAAGCGCGTCGGCGATCCCAAGGACGAGGCCACCGAGATCGGGCCGCTCGCGCGGCACGATCTCCGCGACGCGCTCCATCGCCAGGTCGAAGAGTCGGTCGCGCGCGGCGCCACGCTTGTCCTCGGGGGGAAGGTCCCCGCCGGACCGGGCGCCTTCTATCCGCCGACGGTGCTCACCCACGTCCGGCCCGGCATGCCGGTGTACGACGACGAGGTCTTCGGCCCCGTCGCCGCGGTTCTCGTGGCGAGAGACGAGGACGACGCCGTCCGCATCGCCAACGACAGCCGCTTCGGCCTCGGTGCGGCGGTCTTCACGGAGAAGCGTGCGCGCGGCGAAGCGGTCGCGCGCCAGCTCGATGCGGGAGCCGTATTCGTCAACGCGCAGGTCGTCTCGGACCCTAGGCTCCCGTTCGGCGGGATCAAGGCGTCCGGCTACGGACGCGAGCTGGGCGCCTTGGGGATCAAGGAGTTCGTGAACGCGAAGACGATCGTGGTCGCCTAG